The Eriocheir sinensis breed Jianghai 21 chromosome 4, ASM2467909v1, whole genome shotgun sequence genomic interval ACGATGATGTGTCCAAGAATTAATTAATCAAAGTCTACAAGGATTAGTCTCCCCCCCTTAATTTTTTtctgggggggggaggaagaggaggaggaggaggaggaggaggaaaggggactagacaggaggaggaacaggaaaggggaaagagaagaggaagaggaggaaaaggaagaggaggaggaggaggaggaggaggaggaaaggggactagacaggaggaacaggaaaggggaaagagaagaggaagaggaggaaaaggatgaggatgaggaggaggaggaggaggaaaggggactagacaggaggaggaacaggaaaggggaaagagaagaggaagaggaggaaaaggatgaggaggaggaggaggaggaggaacttttctctcccttccccttctcttccccccctttGAGTTCTGCGGCTTGGCGGCTTACAactgaaggggggagaggaggaggaggaggaggaggaggaggaggaggaggaggaagaagaagaggagagggaagagagagaaggaacagggatgaaaaagaaagagatgaaagtatGCCAAGTAAGGAgtaaatgagagaggaggaggaggaggaagaggaggaggaggaagaggaagagaaggaggaagaggaggaggaggaggaggaaggggtgtcaGTGAGGGCGAGACAAGAGACAGACGAACACAGACGAGATATTGATGccctgaagggaagggaagaggagggaaagaggaagggaagaggaaggggaggaagaggagggtttgTGGTCTACATTAGGAACTTGTGGCCCCTGGAGGAGGTGACCTGTGTGtgacctggaggaagaggaggaggaggaggaagatgaagaagaacaagaacaagaagaacaagaagagatccaaagcaaaaagaagaggaagaagaggaagaagacgattaTACTGACAagaacgacgaggaagaggaggaggaggaggaggaagaaaaagaaaaagaagaggaggaggaggaggaagaaaaagaaaaagaagaggatgcaggagaagaaggaggaggaggacgacgaagaggaagaggaggaagaaaagtgagtacaatattcacacaaaaaaacaatacaggagagatgggaggaggaggatagggggaggggggtggggtacTAGGAAACACCAATcagcggcggggcggggctgggcggggcggggcggggcggcatgAATGAGCAGGGCGGCCCCGAAATCTCCTTCAGCCCCACTATACCACAAGGGGACGCAGGAgccgaagtaggaggaggagggggccgaGGAAGAGGCCGAGTGTGGGGGGCGCCGCTCCTCCGCTGCTCCCCCTGTCCGCTGTGGGTCCTTCGGGGGAGAATGGGACCGCGTGGGTGTTCCTGGggcgtgaggggggcggggggcgggtggGGATGCGTTTGCTCTGATGTGGGGAGGCCGCCTGTTTGTCCTCGGCCAGGGGGATGAGTTGGTCGTGGTGGTTGCGGGTGGGTGAGTCCTCCTCGCCCACGGTGCCCACGATCACCTCCTGGGGCGTCGTGAGGGGCTTCGGCAGCGGGATCTCTGTCAGGGGAGGCGGGGGTTAGCTCTGTGGTTCGTAGGAATGTTGGGGTTGGAGCCTGTCTGGTAGGGTGTTAGATTCTACTATACAAACCGTTCTGCTGTATAAAGTTTCTGAGTTATTCaagttttctgtctctctttttccttaagcattcatctgtctttcctttctctgtctatggtcggtattttaagacactttcggttctcacatcaactatttctaaaggtcaaagagggggtcaatcgggttctaatgagtgtttctttagcttcatggcacagaagaatggtcaaactaccaccagggtcataatactacttctggaaatgcccaaaactcctacgaaagccttgtcaatcgagtgtttctttaggttcatggcacagaagaagggtcaaactaccaccagggtcgtaatactactcctggaaatgcccaaaactcctgcgaaagccttgtcaaatatgtgaacttgggcggtgaaatgtttaataatacggcCCATTATATGTACTTCATATAGGAAATCAGAATCAATTATACAAATGCTTTCAAGTggacaatctttcttcataattcaagttttctgtttctcttttcccttaaACACTTTTCTATCCCTCCTATCTATGCCTATatatactttctctctcctcttttgagTCAGAATCTATTATGCAAGACCTTTTGACTGCATAAAAATTCTTCGtcgtttatattttctgccttcgTCTTCCTCAAACACTCATTTATCAACCCTATTTTTACCCTAACGATccacacacacatccacgcacacactcactcacagaaacacaacaacacacactcaTCCAGCACCAGCATCCCAAGACTCACCGTACAGCTTGATCTTGCCCTTCACCTCCCCGAGCGAGTTCTTGGCGGTGCAGCTGTAGTAGGTGAAGTCGTCCTGTTGAAGGTCGAGGATGGTGAGGTGCATCTTGAGCGTGTACTGGTTCACCTCGATCTCCTCGTTCACGTACCGCCGGCTGTCCACGATCTGAGGGCCTGGTGATAGGGATGACGAGGACGAATGGTGAAAGATAGGAGAGGGCATATCAAGGGAGAGCAGGTAGAGAAGAGGGCATATCAAGTACTGTAGAAGTCGGTAATGTAGGGGTGATCATGTACAGTTTggcggggagaggggggagaggaggaggaggggtgaacgGGGTGATGTATGAAGTAGTGAAATCCCGTGTGTGAAAACCTAAGACTTATGTACCGTATGAAGTAGTGAAATCTGATGTGTGAAAACCTAAGAGTTCTACGTATGAGAAAAGGacttggggagaggaaggaacgaaggtatAGGGTGTTGGGGTGAAAGGGGACACATGTTAAGGGTGTGCATGAGGGTGTATAGGGGTGAAGAGAACTGAATAAAGACTTGTATgtgtgagaaggaaagagaaggggagggagtagAAAGGTAATTTTTTTGTGATAGCTAAGTAATTGGGTAagttatgaagggaagggaagggagggggagggaatggaaggggagggaaaggaaggaaaaagatgggaagggaaggggagggaaggggagggaaggtaaggtaagggaagggaaggaaatgtaagggaaggaaagggaagggatgggaagggaagggaagggatgggaaggaaagggaagggatgggaaggaaaggtaaggtaaggtaaggaaagggaaaggaaggaaagggaagggatgcgaagggaagggaagagaagggaagggaagggatgggatgggagggatggaaaggtaagggaaaggaagggaagggaagggaagggaagggatgggatgggaatggaaggaaagagaagtgaagtgaagtgaagggaaggaaagggaagggaaggaaagggaaaggaagggaagcgaagaggtgACTAGGTACGAGGGGTGAaaatgaggggagaaagaagagtgaagggtAAGCACATACTGGAGctggagatgaggatgaggagcatGAGGGTGAGATGAGGAATGAGTAAGtaatggaagtgaaaaaaaatagcaatggaGAGTGAAGAGTAATAGAGTGAGGGGTGTTTAAGGGGAGCTAAAGAAGGGGTGActgtggaagagaaaggggtgaaggaagggttgggaggaaaaccgaaataaaaaaaatgaggactgaaagggtgaagggtgagtaTGGGGAGCTAAAGAAAgggtgagtgagggaaagggggaaagggtgaagaaagggtTTGGGGAAGGGGGTccagagtaaagaaaataaggaaggaagaggaacacaaaggaacacaaaggaagaacaaacaacagcaggaggaggaggaggaggttatgggagggagaagaaagagaaaaaaagagtctgGAAGATATGAGGGTAAGGAAAttctgaagaaagggaggaatggaggggaaagaaagaaggtctacggagggagggagagaagagagggaggagagaagggagggaaaggggggggagagaaagaaggggggagggagggattggcTGACAAGACCACATGTTGCTGGTCaaagtttgtgtgtatgtttttatggcgtgtgtgtgtgtgtgtgtgtgtgtgtgtgtgtgtgtgtgtgtgtgtgtgtgtgtgtgtgtgtgtgtgtgaaggagaaaaCGCTCACCGAATCATTGAAGCTCACagccttattctctctctctctctctctctctctctctctctctctctctctctctctctctctctctctctctctctctctctctctctctctctctctctctctcaccctctctctcaccctctctctcaccctctctctcaccctctcaccctctctccctccttcctccctccctccctctccctctctctcacccaccttgCTCATCCAGAAGCTTGGTCCAGAAGTTGATGGATTTGGGGCTCGCCTCCACCTCGCACTCCAGGGTTACGTTGGTCCCCACAGGCGCGCCGACGAGCTGGTTGGGGATGCGAACCACGGGATGGACTGCCGACGAGGTGgtgacgagggggggagggggggaaaggggggcagggggagggtagATGGGGAAGATCGtcataagagggagggaggaagaaatggggaatggatggtggaggagaaaagggaggttgtagtagtagtagtagtagtagtagagttcgGTAGAGCAGAGGGAAGCgtgcaaagaaagagagaatttgTGGTTAGTAAAATAATTCGCAGGTAAATTTCAGgtgcgtttgtgtttgtttgtttatttgtttatgtgcgTGTGTTTACCTGTATGCCACTTCGAGGTGTTGCGTATCTTGGTGGTGTGTTGcgctgttgttgttagtgttgataTTGTTGCTactcttgctactactactactactactactgctactaccaccactacaaccacaactaCTATTAACCCAAGCGCAATCTACCTCATATTCAACTCTTTTTTTCACCTGCAAAGAAGACTCATCACCCCCCATAACCCGCCCCCCCTGGCCACTACtaacactacaaccactactgctacaactactatcaTGAATCCACAACCCGTCTACCTCACATTCAACTTCATTTCACCTGCAAAGAAGACTCAtgagcgcccccccccccccgtctacTCACAGTGCACCTGGACCACCATTCGCTTGCTGACGGCGGGCGGGATCTCGTTGGAGGCGATGCAGAGATAGGCGCCCATGTCATCCCGCGTCACCCGCTCCAGCACTAACTCCGAGCCCTCCCACGTCTGCActgttgggggggaaggggagagtgttAGGGAAGCGGGGCAGGTGGGGCAGCGTGTGTACTgttggggaaggaagaaggggaggtgttggaaaggcagggcagggagggaggcgtgTGTACTGTTGGGGAAGGTAGCAGGGGAGGTGTTTGGAAGacgaggcaggcagggaggcgtGTGTACAGtttggggagggagaaggggactgttaggaaggaggggaaggcagggaggtgTCTCTACCGTTGGGGAGGGCAAAGGGGAGGTGTTAGAAAGGGGGTGTACcgttggagaaggaagaaggggaggtgttaggaaggggaggcaggcagggaggagtgTGGACATTTGGGGAAAGGGATATTGGAGTGTGTTAGGAGGACGGGGCGGGGTAAAGAGGGGAGTGTActgttgggggaaggggagtgtgttAGGAGGAAGGGGCGGGGTAGTGAGGGGTGTGCACTGTTGGGGAAGAGGAGTGTGTTAGGAGGACGGGGGGGGGATAGAGAGGGGAGTGTACTgttgggggaggaaaaggaggtgttaTTAGGAAGACGGGGCATGGTAGAGAGGGGAGTGTTGAGGGGATGAGAAAGTAGCAGgttaaggaggagggaaaggggtttAGAGGGGATGAGGAAGTAGCACGTcacggagaaggagggaagggggtgctGAGGGTGCGAGGAGGTAGCAGGGTGAGGGGAGCGAAAGTTTAGGAGCGTGTTGGTGATGGAGCGGAACAAGAAGTAAAAGCTCCGTTATAGCCCGCTCTCCAGTGTTGCCAAGACATAGAGCAGCTTCAAGCCCTCcatgcaataacaacaacaggtcTGGCCATCGCTGCTGTGttaccaatacaaaaaaaaaaggttgaactATATAAATAATCATATCACATGGGTATACTAAAATCTACAGAGcacagaaagaaaatacaaataagagactttataaaaatgtaagaatATGCAGTTTCCTAATACAATAAATGACTGAAATGCTTCATCTAACAAAACGGTTTGTCCAAAAAGTATAAGCTACATGAAATTCAGGAACTTTATGACAAAAGGTGATATGATACGGGACACACGATCTTGATTCAATTATTTAAAGCCACAAATCGTTAAGAGCTGACAGACACGACTTTTCTTTGACCTACAACAAGTCCACaagtccttccctcccctcccttccctcctcttcgcaCCAACCTTCATTCTTGGCCTGGCCGGCGGGGCGGAGGGCAATCTTGCGTCCGTCCTCCCTCCGCCACTCGACGCGGGGCTGGGGGTAGCCGTGGGCGCGACACACTAGCCGCACCGTGTTGCCCTcagacaccatcacatcaccggAGCTCTCCTCGGCCAGGATGTCCGGCGGGATGACCACGTTGAGGTGACCGACCTGGGAGAGGGGCGGAGGGAAGCGAGGTGAGGAgtggggcggagggggaggcgatGGGGGGAGATGGGAGTgatgggaggggatgaagggaggaaaaaagagatatgaggggaggagggaagaaagggggaggtgatgggggagaTGGGGAATGATGGGAAttaggtgaagggagaaggggagaggtgtgAGGGCTAAGACAAGTGGGGAAGTAAtggaagggtgtgaggggaggATATATAAGAGATAAAAGGGGCGAGGTAGatggggaaggaatgagagaaaggggaactaatgggagggggtgaaggaaggaaggggagggagatatgAAGGGTAAGACCGACATGGAAGTAATGGGAGAGGTGAGATTAGGGAGGTTGATGAGGTGATGGGTTGTGAGGGGAGaatgggggtggggaaggggagggaaggaaggaaaagaaaagatgtcAAATCAGGAGATGATGGACAATGGATGGCCAAGAGAAGAGGATTGAAAGAGCTGAAAGGTTGtcaaatgagaggagaaaggagaaaggtcaGGGGAAGCCACTACAAGACCGGTCGTTGGTTAGTGTTTAGTTAACTGTCCTCTACGAACGAAATTATCCTTTAGGTGTTCCGATgacaatgaatgaatgatgacTGGTCGACactttcttcatctcattttgGAATCATTGTCAAGATTCAGATCTAGCGTTCTATCAAGAAGCGTTACTAGATGCATAAATTACATAGTCTCgggtttgatgaatccggccccagGTCCAGATGTGGATGGTAGATGGAGAGAGGTGAGAcgagagtgaagagaaaagaggatgaaaaaaaaagagggaaggggtggaggtacGAGGTTAGGGAATTAAGAAGAAACTAGAGGTTGAAGAAACGTAAAATTGGGGGCATACACCATAActgcgcgtggtctcggtgttcatctccgtcacatcagTTCTTGGGTTGATAAAGAGATGAGAAAATGGGAATTGGactgaagtgaaaggaaggagatactGTAAAAAAGTTAAAGAGTGacaggaataaagaaaacgatagctgactgactgagtggaagACTGGAAGACCAACAGACATGCTAAGGGGTCACAAAGCagagaaaaaagacagacaaacgtgCAAATCGAACAGGAAATCAGACCCGTAAAATGTtatctataaaaaaaagggagagaaaaaacacgaacctcattaaaaaacaaaacaaatcggGGCACCTTActactagagaaaaaaaaaagaaagaaaaaaagaagtaaaccaTAACCGAGTAAGAATGAAACGACTAAAAAGATGAGCACTTAAAATATCCACCTTTGTTGCTGCCCAAAGAGACGGGGAACCTTACGGGTACTCCATCTTGTCCCAGGCTGACCcgagatatatagacagacaaacacatagagtcgtattaaaagacatatcttcccctaagaacacataattgaagaggctttcgtaggagttgtgggcatttccaggggtagttttaagaccctggtggtagtttgacccttcttctgtaccctgagcctaaaaaaaaccTTATTAGAACTTGATTGACCTTtaacctttgacctttagaaatagctgaggtgagaagcgaaagtgtcttttaataccagGCAAACAGTGTTACCAATAccaattatcaagacacctctccacccgaaattgacctctcttttggcccctctttacttttgtctgttgtgggagcggtgagtagcgggctttttttctacactttttttttattttttgcccttgagctgtctcctttgttgtaaaaaaaaaaaaaaaaatccacacttAGCCTGACCCTtcactcaacccaacccaacccaataaAATCTAACCAAACCGAATCCAAATTTTACCAAACCAAACTCAACTAACTAATTAAACCAAATCAAATCAGTTGAAATCAAAATGAACAAGATCAGATCATGCACCGAGCTCAGTCCAGCCTTACAGCcctacctttttcctcttctctcttcgccAAAACACGTACTATTTCTTTAATCTTTATAGGGAAAACCAAGGCAGATCAAACCAGTCGAAGCTCAAACCAAACCTTGACTAATCTTAACCAAAAAATAGACCAAACATATTAATCCCAGCACCAAACCAATTATAACCCTCCTCCCAAACATATATTTCTACCTTATTATTcaaacgtaacctaaccaaactaataGGAGCTCAAACCAAACCCTGACTAAACATAAGCAAGACTAGACCAAACAAATCAATTCCTGCTTCAAACCAATTTTAAACCTCCTCCAAAACACATATTTCTATCTTATTATTCAAAGGGGAAACCAAAGCAAACCAAACGAAGCTCAAAACAAACCCAAACGAATCTTCACCAAAACTAGATCAGACACATCAATTCTTGCACTAAACCAATTTTAACCCACCTCCAAAACACATTACTACCTTATTTTTCAAAGGGGACACTAAACcaaacccaaaccaaaccaaattCTACCCACAACCCAATCCAACCCCACCCCATCCActccaaccaaaccaaaccaaactaa includes:
- the LOC127010146 gene encoding lachesin-like isoform X1 — encoded protein: MFLSTCLFVKVPGGMGSAAPRRPPAPRLLLQVAAALLLFTSGGAEQAPSPKSNRVHSFEPQFLEPLQNVTVTEGREATFTCVVDHLGGYRGQWLGVAWIKADTKAILAIHNRVITHNNRMNVIHSDHKTWELKIKDVRRNDSGEYMCQINTDPMKNQVVGHLNVVIPPDILAEESSGDVMVSEGNTVRLVCRAHGYPQPRVEWRREDGRKIALRPAGQAKNEVQTWEGSELVLERVTRDDMGAYLCIASNEIPPAVSKRMVVQVHFHPVVRIPNQLVGAPVGTNVTLECEVEASPKSINFWTKLLDEQGPQIVDSRRYVNEEIEVNQYTLKMHLTILDLQQDDFTYYSCTAKNSLGEVKGKIKLYEIPLPKPLTTPQEVIVGTVGEEDSPTRNHHDQLIPLAEDKQAASPHQSKRIPTRPPPPSRPRNTHAVPFSPEGPTADRGSSGGAAPPTLGLFLGPLLLLLRLLRPLVV
- the LOC127010146 gene encoding lachesin-like isoform X3; translated protein: MFLSTCLFVKVPGGMGSAAPRRPPAPRLLLQVAAALLLFTSGGAEQAPSPKSNRVHSFEPQFLEPLQNVTVTEGREATFTCVVDHLGGYRVAWIKADTKAILAIHNRVITHNNRMNVIHSDHKTWELKIKDVRRNDSGEYMCQINTDPMKNQVVGHLNVVIPPDILAEESSGDVMVSEGNTVRLVCRAHGYPQPRVEWRREDGRKIALRPAGQAKNEVQTWEGSELVLERVTRDDMGAYLCIASNEIPPAVSKRMVVQVHFHPVVRIPNQLVGAPVGTNVTLECEVEASPKSINFWTKLLDEQGPQIVDSRRYVNEEIEVNQYTLKMHLTILDLQQDDFTYYSCTAKNSLGEVKGKIKLYEIPLPKPLTTPQEVIVGTVGEEDSPTRNHHDQLIPLAEDKQAASPHQSKRIPTRPPPPSRPRNTHAVPFSPEGPTADRGSSGGAAPPTLGLFLGPLLLLLRLLRPLVV
- the LOC127010146 gene encoding lachesin-like isoform X5, whose translation is MFLSTCLFVKVPGGMGSAAPRRPPAPRLLLQVAAALLLFTSVHSFEPQFLEPLQNVTVTEGREATFTCVVDHLGGYRGQWLGVAWIKADTKAILAIHNRVITHNNRMNVIHSDHKTWELKIKDVRRNDSGEYMCQINTDPMKNQVVGHLNVVIPPDILAEESSGDVMVSEGNTVRLVCRAHGYPQPRVEWRREDGRKIALRPAGQAKNEVQTWEGSELVLERVTRDDMGAYLCIASNEIPPAVSKRMVVQVHFHPVVRIPNQLVGAPVGTNVTLECEVEASPKSINFWTKLLDEQGPQIVDSRRYVNEEIEVNQYTLKMHLTILDLQQDDFTYYSCTAKNSLGEVKGKIKLYEIPLPKPLTTPQEVIVGTVGEEDSPTRNHHDQLIPLAEDKQAASPHQSKRIPTRPPPPSRPRNTHAVPFSPEGPTADRGSSGGAAPPTLGLFLGPLLLLLRLLRPLVV
- the LOC127010146 gene encoding lachesin-like isoform X4, with translation MFLSTCLFVKVPGGMGSAAPRRPPAPRLLLQVAAALLLFTSGGAEQAPSPKSNRVHSFEPQFLEPLQNVTVTEGREATFTCVVDHLGGYRVAWIKADTKAILAIHNRVITHNNRMNVIHSDHKTWELKIKDVRRNDSGEYMCQINTDPMKNQVGHLNVVIPPDILAEESSGDVMVSEGNTVRLVCRAHGYPQPRVEWRREDGRKIALRPAGQAKNEVQTWEGSELVLERVTRDDMGAYLCIASNEIPPAVSKRMVVQVHFHPVVRIPNQLVGAPVGTNVTLECEVEASPKSINFWTKLLDEQGPQIVDSRRYVNEEIEVNQYTLKMHLTILDLQQDDFTYYSCTAKNSLGEVKGKIKLYEIPLPKPLTTPQEVIVGTVGEEDSPTRNHHDQLIPLAEDKQAASPHQSKRIPTRPPPPSRPRNTHAVPFSPEGPTADRGSSGGAAPPTLGLFLGPLLLLLRLLRPLVV
- the LOC127010146 gene encoding lachesin-like isoform X2 — protein: MFLSTCLFVKVPGGMGSAAPRRPPAPRLLLQVAAALLLFTSGGAEQAPSPKSNRVHSFEPQFLEPLQNVTVTEGREATFTCVVDHLGGYRGQWLGVAWIKADTKAILAIHNRVITHNNRMNVIHSDHKTWELKIKDVRRNDSGEYMCQINTDPMKNQVGHLNVVIPPDILAEESSGDVMVSEGNTVRLVCRAHGYPQPRVEWRREDGRKIALRPAGQAKNEVQTWEGSELVLERVTRDDMGAYLCIASNEIPPAVSKRMVVQVHFHPVVRIPNQLVGAPVGTNVTLECEVEASPKSINFWTKLLDEQGPQIVDSRRYVNEEIEVNQYTLKMHLTILDLQQDDFTYYSCTAKNSLGEVKGKIKLYEIPLPKPLTTPQEVIVGTVGEEDSPTRNHHDQLIPLAEDKQAASPHQSKRIPTRPPPPSRPRNTHAVPFSPEGPTADRGSSGGAAPPTLGLFLGPLLLLLRLLRPLVV
- the LOC127010146 gene encoding lachesin-like isoform X6: MFLSTCLFVKVPGGMGSAAPRRPPAPRLLLQVAAALLLFTSVHSFEPQFLEPLQNVTVTEGREATFTCVVDHLGGYRVAWIKADTKAILAIHNRVITHNNRMNVIHSDHKTWELKIKDVRRNDSGEYMCQINTDPMKNQVVGHLNVVIPPDILAEESSGDVMVSEGNTVRLVCRAHGYPQPRVEWRREDGRKIALRPAGQAKNEVQTWEGSELVLERVTRDDMGAYLCIASNEIPPAVSKRMVVQVHFHPVVRIPNQLVGAPVGTNVTLECEVEASPKSINFWTKLLDEQGPQIVDSRRYVNEEIEVNQYTLKMHLTILDLQQDDFTYYSCTAKNSLGEVKGKIKLYEIPLPKPLTTPQEVIVGTVGEEDSPTRNHHDQLIPLAEDKQAASPHQSKRIPTRPPPPSRPRNTHAVPFSPEGPTADRGSSGGAAPPTLGLFLGPLLLLLRLLRPLVV